In Halobacteriovorax marinus SJ, the following proteins share a genomic window:
- a CDS encoding carotenoid oxygenase family protein: protein MDKKTPPSPIKFFKNLDKEHDFIEVSVIGEIPSSLNGILYRSGVGIFEQFGKRYKHTFEGDGAISAIKFKDSKAYASSKVVQSEGLLEEINKGKNIYGSKAPWFSRFINGLKNKRKNTANTHIVAWQQGLYALMEGAKPTQIDFETLATIGEEDFNGEIKGTFSAHPHYVASRECSYNFGLEYGRETKLNFYELPNSGKVRRIGSLTLEKPVMLHDFIVSDNYLIFFIAPAQLIIWKLLLSIGSFIDCLKWDEKSQTEIIVVPIDDCEKSYRFKTKAFFASHFAGAFEENGKIYVDYIHYPDIKLFKNLGDGSELNWRESDNHSHGKLHRAEIDVKNNTFISNLRWNGHCEFPRIAKFFSGKKYPYIWLQSEEYIDGFFRSSISRINEKNEVVTFVYDEGQLCSEPVPITSEASGDGCEYVLSLVFDSYKNISYYLLLTARDLRFQARIELSQVIPITFHGSWVDISDSRTLSERGSILTN, encoded by the coding sequence ATGGATAAAAAAACACCTCCTTCCCCAATTAAGTTTTTTAAAAATTTAGATAAAGAGCACGATTTTATTGAAGTAAGTGTGATTGGAGAAATACCGAGTTCTCTTAATGGAATATTGTATCGTAGTGGAGTAGGGATTTTTGAACAATTTGGAAAACGGTATAAGCACACTTTTGAAGGAGATGGAGCGATTAGTGCCATTAAGTTTAAAGATTCAAAGGCCTATGCTTCTTCCAAAGTTGTTCAAAGTGAAGGCCTTTTAGAAGAGATAAATAAGGGGAAGAACATATATGGTTCAAAAGCGCCTTGGTTTAGTAGGTTTATAAATGGATTAAAAAATAAAAGAAAAAATACAGCAAATACTCACATTGTAGCTTGGCAGCAAGGACTTTACGCACTTATGGAGGGAGCAAAACCTACTCAAATAGACTTTGAAACATTAGCTACTATTGGAGAGGAGGATTTTAATGGAGAAATTAAAGGGACTTTTTCGGCTCACCCTCACTATGTAGCCTCAAGAGAGTGTTCATATAATTTTGGTTTAGAATACGGAAGAGAAACTAAGTTAAATTTCTATGAGCTTCCAAATAGTGGAAAAGTGAGAAGAATCGGGAGTTTGACCTTAGAAAAGCCGGTGATGCTTCATGATTTTATTGTTAGTGATAATTACTTAATTTTCTTTATCGCTCCCGCACAACTAATAATTTGGAAATTATTGCTATCAATAGGTAGCTTCATTGACTGTCTAAAATGGGATGAGAAATCTCAAACAGAAATAATTGTAGTACCTATTGATGATTGTGAAAAATCATACCGATTTAAAACAAAGGCTTTCTTTGCCAGTCACTTCGCAGGAGCTTTTGAGGAAAATGGAAAAATCTATGTGGATTATATTCACTACCCTGACATTAAATTATTTAAGAACTTAGGAGATGGAAGTGAGCTGAATTGGAGAGAAAGTGATAATCATTCTCACGGAAAACTACATAGAGCTGAAATTGATGTTAAGAATAATACTTTCATATCAAATTTAAGGTGGAATGGTCATTGTGAGTTTCCAAGAATTGCAAAATTTTTTTCAGGGAAAAAGTATCCCTATATTTGGCTTCAAAGTGAAGAGTATATAGATGGTTTTTTTAGATCAAGTATTAGCAGAATAAATGAAAAAAATGAAGTGGTCACTTTTGTTTACGATGAAGGTCAGCTTTGTTCTGAGCCAGTACCGATAACTAGTGAAGCAAGTGGTGATGGTTGTGAATATGTTTTAAGTCTTGTTTTTGATAGCTATAAAAATATTAGTTATTACTTGTTGTTAACTGCGAGAGATTTAAGGTTTCAAGCAAGGATTGAGTTGTCACAGGTTATTCCAATAACCTTTCATGGAAGCTGGGTTGATATCTCTGATAGTAGAACTCTTTCGGAGAGAGGTTCTATTCTGACTAACTAG